Proteins co-encoded in one Lasioglossum baleicum chromosome 3, iyLasBale1, whole genome shotgun sequence genomic window:
- the Mocs1 gene encoding molybdenum cofactor synthesis 1 isoform X3: protein MPAEGVTLTKNDGIMRTEEIIKIASLFVEEGVRKIRLTGGEPTVRKDIVDVIAGLKELPGLKQVAITTNGLTLTRQLPSLQRAGLDAINISLDTLREDRFEQFTRRKGWSRVVAAIDLAIQLGYNPVKVNCVVMNGFNDDELVNFVNLTKSRPIEVRFIEYMPFQGNKWNENKMVSFDSMKKIIRNVYPDLRRLPNEYNDTSKAYHVPGFTGQVGFITSMSEHFCSSCNRLRITADGNLKVCLFEGKGEVSLRDALRNGTSDESLKEMIGIAVQRKKKQHAVKKNRLERKRFKDEQERDAPLGGLTRTFLLSQEFISTTTRRRMFSSLSHVDKDGKASMVDVGSKVESKRVAIAKGVVQVDSTISKLITENNGKKGDVLSVAQLAGIIGAKRTPDLIPLCHTVSLSYANVYLRLNEKSNRVEITAEVRCTGKTGVEMEALTAVSIAALTVYDMCKFAAPPTALKITDIELISKTGGAKGDFYRA from the exons ATGCCAGCAGAAGGTGTTACATTGACAAAGAACGATGGTATCATGAGGAcagaagaaataattaaaatagcaAGTTTATTTGTGGAAGAAGGTGTGCGTAAAATACGTTTGACAGGCGGGGAACCGACAGTTAGGAAAGATATTGTCGATGTTATTG CTGGTCTGAAAGAATTGCCTGGTTTGAAGCAGGTTGCAATTACTACCAACGGTTTAACGTTAACGCGTCAATTGCCATCTCTTCAACGAGCGGGGTTAGACGCGATAAATATTTCTCTAGACACATTAAGAGAAGATCGTTTCGAGCAATTTACTCGCAGGAAAGGTTGGTCCAGAGTTGTAGCTGCGATAGACTTGGCCATTCAGTTGGGCTATAATCCTGTTAAG GTGAACTGTGTGGTAATGAATGGCTTCAACGATGACGAGTTAGTCAATTTTGTTAATTTAACGAAAAGTCGTCCAATCGAAGTACGTTTCATCGAATATATGCCTTTCCAAGGGAACAAATGGAACGAAAATAAAATGGTGTCTTTCGATTCTATGAAGAAAATTATAAGGAATGTATATCCTGACTTACGACGTCTTCCAAACGAGTACAACGATACATCGAAA GCGTACCACGTTCCCGGATTCACAGGCCAGGTCGGATTTATTACGTCGATGAGTGAACACTTTTGCAGTTCGTGTAATCGATTGAGGATAACGGCAGATGGAAATTTGAAGGTTTGTTTGTTCGAAGGAAAAGGAGAAGTCTCTCTTCGTGACGCTTTGCGGAACGGAACGTCCGACGAGAGTTTGAAGGAGATGATCGGCATCGCAGTGCAACGTAAGAAAAAGCAACACGCCG TGAAAAAGAATCGCTTAGAGAGAAAACGTTTTAAAGATGAACAAGAACGCGACGCTCCACTCGGAGGTTTAACGCGCACGTTTCTTCTCTCGCAAGAATTTATAAGTACCACGACGAGAAGAAGAATGTTTTCCTCGTTGTCGCACGTGGACAAAGACGGCAAAGCAAGCATGGTGGACGTCGGTTCGAAAGTCGAGAGTAAACGCGTCGCGATAGCGAAAGGAGTTGTACAGGTCGATTCAACGATAAGCAAATTAATAACGGAGAATAATGGGAAGAAGGGAGACGTATTGTCTGTGGCACAATTAGCCGGTATCATAGGAGCAAAGCGTACCCCCGATTTGATACCTCTCTGCCATACGGTCTCGTTGTCATACGCAAATGTGTATCTACGTTTAAACGAGAAATCAAATCGAGTAGAAATCACGGCAGAAGTTCGATGTACCGGCAAGACAGGCGTAGAAATGGAAGCTTTGACGGCCGTCAGTATCGCTGCGTTAACCGTTTACGACATGTGTAAGTTCGCGGCCCCTCCGACAGCCCTCAAGATAACCGATATAGAGCTAATTTCAAAAACCGGCGGTGCAAAGGGTGATTTTTATAGAGCCTAA
- the Mocs1 gene encoding molybdenum cofactor synthesis 1 isoform X4 encodes MRTEEIIKIASLFVEEGVRKIRLTGGEPTVRKDIVDVIAGLKELPGLKQVAITTNGLTLTRQLPSLQRAGLDAINISLDTLREDRFEQFTRRKGWSRVVAAIDLAIQLGYNPVKVNCVVMNGFNDDELVNFVNLTKSRPIEVRFIEYMPFQGNKWNENKMVSFDSMKKIIRNVYPDLRRLPNEYNDTSKAYHVPGFTGQVGFITSMSEHFCSSCNRLRITADGNLKVCLFEGKGEVSLRDALRNGTSDESLKEMIGIAVQRKKKQHAVKKNRLERKRFKDEQERDAPLGGLTRTFLLSQEFISTTTRRRMFSSLSHVDKDGKASMVDVGSKVESKRVAIAKGVVQVDSTISKLITENNGKKGDVLSVAQLAGIIGAKRTPDLIPLCHTVSLSYANVYLRLNEKSNRVEITAEVRCTGKTGVEMEALTAVSIAALTVYDMCKFAAPPTALKITDIELISKTGGAKGDFYRA; translated from the exons ATGAGGAcagaagaaataattaaaatagcaAGTTTATTTGTGGAAGAAGGTGTGCGTAAAATACGTTTGACAGGCGGGGAACCGACAGTTAGGAAAGATATTGTCGATGTTATTG CTGGTCTGAAAGAATTGCCTGGTTTGAAGCAGGTTGCAATTACTACCAACGGTTTAACGTTAACGCGTCAATTGCCATCTCTTCAACGAGCGGGGTTAGACGCGATAAATATTTCTCTAGACACATTAAGAGAAGATCGTTTCGAGCAATTTACTCGCAGGAAAGGTTGGTCCAGAGTTGTAGCTGCGATAGACTTGGCCATTCAGTTGGGCTATAATCCTGTTAAG GTGAACTGTGTGGTAATGAATGGCTTCAACGATGACGAGTTAGTCAATTTTGTTAATTTAACGAAAAGTCGTCCAATCGAAGTACGTTTCATCGAATATATGCCTTTCCAAGGGAACAAATGGAACGAAAATAAAATGGTGTCTTTCGATTCTATGAAGAAAATTATAAGGAATGTATATCCTGACTTACGACGTCTTCCAAACGAGTACAACGATACATCGAAA GCGTACCACGTTCCCGGATTCACAGGCCAGGTCGGATTTATTACGTCGATGAGTGAACACTTTTGCAGTTCGTGTAATCGATTGAGGATAACGGCAGATGGAAATTTGAAGGTTTGTTTGTTCGAAGGAAAAGGAGAAGTCTCTCTTCGTGACGCTTTGCGGAACGGAACGTCCGACGAGAGTTTGAAGGAGATGATCGGCATCGCAGTGCAACGTAAGAAAAAGCAACACGCCG TGAAAAAGAATCGCTTAGAGAGAAAACGTTTTAAAGATGAACAAGAACGCGACGCTCCACTCGGAGGTTTAACGCGCACGTTTCTTCTCTCGCAAGAATTTATAAGTACCACGACGAGAAGAAGAATGTTTTCCTCGTTGTCGCACGTGGACAAAGACGGCAAAGCAAGCATGGTGGACGTCGGTTCGAAAGTCGAGAGTAAACGCGTCGCGATAGCGAAAGGAGTTGTACAGGTCGATTCAACGATAAGCAAATTAATAACGGAGAATAATGGGAAGAAGGGAGACGTATTGTCTGTGGCACAATTAGCCGGTATCATAGGAGCAAAGCGTACCCCCGATTTGATACCTCTCTGCCATACGGTCTCGTTGTCATACGCAAATGTGTATCTACGTTTAAACGAGAAATCAAATCGAGTAGAAATCACGGCAGAAGTTCGATGTACCGGCAAGACAGGCGTAGAAATGGAAGCTTTGACGGCCGTCAGTATCGCTGCGTTAACCGTTTACGACATGTGTAAGTTCGCGGCCCCTCCGACAGCCCTCAAGATAACCGATATAGAGCTAATTTCAAAAACCGGCGGTGCAAAGGGTGATTTTTATAGAGCCTAA
- the Mocs1 gene encoding molybdenum cofactor synthesis 1 isoform X1 — protein sequence MFRKIHTVKTILRGAHSSTDASVVSNTSPRVQQFQKLLNKSDYNDRLTDSFGRHHTYLRISVTERCNLRCLYCMPAEGVTLTKNDGIMRTEEIIKIASLFVEEGVRKIRLTGGEPTVRKDIVDVIAGLKELPGLKQVAITTNGLTLTRQLPSLQRAGLDAINISLDTLREDRFEQFTRRKGWSRVVAAIDLAIQLGYNPVKVNCVVMNGFNDDELVNFVNLTKSRPIEVRFIEYMPFQGNKWNENKMVSFDSMKKIIRNVYPDLRRLPNEYNDTSKAYHVPGFTGQVGFITSMSEHFCSSCNRLRITADGNLKVCLFEGKGEVSLRDALRNGTSDESLKEMIGIAVQRKKKQHAVKKNRLERKRFKDEQERDAPLGGLTRTFLLSQEFISTTTRRRMFSSLSHVDKDGKASMVDVGSKVESKRVAIAKGVVQVDSTISKLITENNGKKGDVLSVAQLAGIIGAKRTPDLIPLCHTVSLSYANVYLRLNEKSNRVEITAEVRCTGKTGVEMEALTAVSIAALTVYDMCKFAAPPTALKITDIELISKTGGAKGDFYRA from the exons ATGTTTCGTAAAATTCACACTGTCAAAACGATCCTCCGTGGTGCGCATTCATCCACGGATGCATCTGTGGTGTCAAACACATCACCTAGG gTGCagcaatttcagaaattgttgaATAAAAGCGATTACAATGACAGGCTTACAGATTCCTTTGGACGGCATCATACTTATTTACGCATTTCTGTCACCGAACGTTGTAATCTTCGAT GTTTGTATTGCATGCCAGCAGAAGGTGTTACATTGACAAAGAACGATGGTATCATGAGGAcagaagaaataattaaaatagcaAGTTTATTTGTGGAAGAAGGTGTGCGTAAAATACGTTTGACAGGCGGGGAACCGACAGTTAGGAAAGATATTGTCGATGTTATTG CTGGTCTGAAAGAATTGCCTGGTTTGAAGCAGGTTGCAATTACTACCAACGGTTTAACGTTAACGCGTCAATTGCCATCTCTTCAACGAGCGGGGTTAGACGCGATAAATATTTCTCTAGACACATTAAGAGAAGATCGTTTCGAGCAATTTACTCGCAGGAAAGGTTGGTCCAGAGTTGTAGCTGCGATAGACTTGGCCATTCAGTTGGGCTATAATCCTGTTAAG GTGAACTGTGTGGTAATGAATGGCTTCAACGATGACGAGTTAGTCAATTTTGTTAATTTAACGAAAAGTCGTCCAATCGAAGTACGTTTCATCGAATATATGCCTTTCCAAGGGAACAAATGGAACGAAAATAAAATGGTGTCTTTCGATTCTATGAAGAAAATTATAAGGAATGTATATCCTGACTTACGACGTCTTCCAAACGAGTACAACGATACATCGAAA GCGTACCACGTTCCCGGATTCACAGGCCAGGTCGGATTTATTACGTCGATGAGTGAACACTTTTGCAGTTCGTGTAATCGATTGAGGATAACGGCAGATGGAAATTTGAAGGTTTGTTTGTTCGAAGGAAAAGGAGAAGTCTCTCTTCGTGACGCTTTGCGGAACGGAACGTCCGACGAGAGTTTGAAGGAGATGATCGGCATCGCAGTGCAACGTAAGAAAAAGCAACACGCCG TGAAAAAGAATCGCTTAGAGAGAAAACGTTTTAAAGATGAACAAGAACGCGACGCTCCACTCGGAGGTTTAACGCGCACGTTTCTTCTCTCGCAAGAATTTATAAGTACCACGACGAGAAGAAGAATGTTTTCCTCGTTGTCGCACGTGGACAAAGACGGCAAAGCAAGCATGGTGGACGTCGGTTCGAAAGTCGAGAGTAAACGCGTCGCGATAGCGAAAGGAGTTGTACAGGTCGATTCAACGATAAGCAAATTAATAACGGAGAATAATGGGAAGAAGGGAGACGTATTGTCTGTGGCACAATTAGCCGGTATCATAGGAGCAAAGCGTACCCCCGATTTGATACCTCTCTGCCATACGGTCTCGTTGTCATACGCAAATGTGTATCTACGTTTAAACGAGAAATCAAATCGAGTAGAAATCACGGCAGAAGTTCGATGTACCGGCAAGACAGGCGTAGAAATGGAAGCTTTGACGGCCGTCAGTATCGCTGCGTTAACCGTTTACGACATGTGTAAGTTCGCGGCCCCTCCGACAGCCCTCAAGATAACCGATATAGAGCTAATTTCAAAAACCGGCGGTGCAAAGGGTGATTTTTATAGAGCCTAA
- the Mocs1 gene encoding molybdenum cofactor synthesis 1 isoform X2, with product MFRKIHTVKTILRGAHSSTDASVVSNTSPRVQQFQKLLNKSDYNDRLTDSFGRHHTYLRISVTERCNLRSEGVTLTKNDGIMRTEEIIKIASLFVEEGVRKIRLTGGEPTVRKDIVDVIAGLKELPGLKQVAITTNGLTLTRQLPSLQRAGLDAINISLDTLREDRFEQFTRRKGWSRVVAAIDLAIQLGYNPVKVNCVVMNGFNDDELVNFVNLTKSRPIEVRFIEYMPFQGNKWNENKMVSFDSMKKIIRNVYPDLRRLPNEYNDTSKAYHVPGFTGQVGFITSMSEHFCSSCNRLRITADGNLKVCLFEGKGEVSLRDALRNGTSDESLKEMIGIAVQRKKKQHAVKKNRLERKRFKDEQERDAPLGGLTRTFLLSQEFISTTTRRRMFSSLSHVDKDGKASMVDVGSKVESKRVAIAKGVVQVDSTISKLITENNGKKGDVLSVAQLAGIIGAKRTPDLIPLCHTVSLSYANVYLRLNEKSNRVEITAEVRCTGKTGVEMEALTAVSIAALTVYDMCKFAAPPTALKITDIELISKTGGAKGDFYRA from the exons ATGTTTCGTAAAATTCACACTGTCAAAACGATCCTCCGTGGTGCGCATTCATCCACGGATGCATCTGTGGTGTCAAACACATCACCTAGG gTGCagcaatttcagaaattgttgaATAAAAGCGATTACAATGACAGGCTTACAGATTCCTTTGGACGGCATCATACTTATTTACGCATTTCTGTCACCGAACGTTGTAATCTTCGAT CAGAAGGTGTTACATTGACAAAGAACGATGGTATCATGAGGAcagaagaaataattaaaatagcaAGTTTATTTGTGGAAGAAGGTGTGCGTAAAATACGTTTGACAGGCGGGGAACCGACAGTTAGGAAAGATATTGTCGATGTTATTG CTGGTCTGAAAGAATTGCCTGGTTTGAAGCAGGTTGCAATTACTACCAACGGTTTAACGTTAACGCGTCAATTGCCATCTCTTCAACGAGCGGGGTTAGACGCGATAAATATTTCTCTAGACACATTAAGAGAAGATCGTTTCGAGCAATTTACTCGCAGGAAAGGTTGGTCCAGAGTTGTAGCTGCGATAGACTTGGCCATTCAGTTGGGCTATAATCCTGTTAAG GTGAACTGTGTGGTAATGAATGGCTTCAACGATGACGAGTTAGTCAATTTTGTTAATTTAACGAAAAGTCGTCCAATCGAAGTACGTTTCATCGAATATATGCCTTTCCAAGGGAACAAATGGAACGAAAATAAAATGGTGTCTTTCGATTCTATGAAGAAAATTATAAGGAATGTATATCCTGACTTACGACGTCTTCCAAACGAGTACAACGATACATCGAAA GCGTACCACGTTCCCGGATTCACAGGCCAGGTCGGATTTATTACGTCGATGAGTGAACACTTTTGCAGTTCGTGTAATCGATTGAGGATAACGGCAGATGGAAATTTGAAGGTTTGTTTGTTCGAAGGAAAAGGAGAAGTCTCTCTTCGTGACGCTTTGCGGAACGGAACGTCCGACGAGAGTTTGAAGGAGATGATCGGCATCGCAGTGCAACGTAAGAAAAAGCAACACGCCG TGAAAAAGAATCGCTTAGAGAGAAAACGTTTTAAAGATGAACAAGAACGCGACGCTCCACTCGGAGGTTTAACGCGCACGTTTCTTCTCTCGCAAGAATTTATAAGTACCACGACGAGAAGAAGAATGTTTTCCTCGTTGTCGCACGTGGACAAAGACGGCAAAGCAAGCATGGTGGACGTCGGTTCGAAAGTCGAGAGTAAACGCGTCGCGATAGCGAAAGGAGTTGTACAGGTCGATTCAACGATAAGCAAATTAATAACGGAGAATAATGGGAAGAAGGGAGACGTATTGTCTGTGGCACAATTAGCCGGTATCATAGGAGCAAAGCGTACCCCCGATTTGATACCTCTCTGCCATACGGTCTCGTTGTCATACGCAAATGTGTATCTACGTTTAAACGAGAAATCAAATCGAGTAGAAATCACGGCAGAAGTTCGATGTACCGGCAAGACAGGCGTAGAAATGGAAGCTTTGACGGCCGTCAGTATCGCTGCGTTAACCGTTTACGACATGTGTAAGTTCGCGGCCCCTCCGACAGCCCTCAAGATAACCGATATAGAGCTAATTTCAAAAACCGGCGGTGCAAAGGGTGATTTTTATAGAGCCTAA
- the Mocs1 gene encoding molybdenum cofactor synthesis 1 isoform X5 has translation MFRKIHTVKTILRGAHSSTDASVVSNTSPRVQQFQKLLNKSDYNDRLTDSFGRHHTYLRISVTERCNLRCLYCMPAEGVTLTKNDGIMRTEEIIKIASLFVEEGVRKIRLTGGEPTVRKDIVDVIAGLKELPGLKQVAITTNGLTLTRQLPSLQRAGLDAINISLDTLREDRFEQFTRRKGWSRVVAAIDLAIQLGYNPVKVNCVVMNGFNDDELVNFVNLTKSRPIEVRFIEYMPFQGNKWNENKMVSFDSMKKIIRNVYPDLRRLPNEYNDTSKAYHVPGFTGQVGFITSMSEHFCSSCNRLRITADGNLKVCLFEGKGEVSLRDALRNGTSDESLKEMIGIAVQRKKKQHAGMFNLSKMENRPMILIGG, from the exons ATGTTTCGTAAAATTCACACTGTCAAAACGATCCTCCGTGGTGCGCATTCATCCACGGATGCATCTGTGGTGTCAAACACATCACCTAGG gTGCagcaatttcagaaattgttgaATAAAAGCGATTACAATGACAGGCTTACAGATTCCTTTGGACGGCATCATACTTATTTACGCATTTCTGTCACCGAACGTTGTAATCTTCGAT GTTTGTATTGCATGCCAGCAGAAGGTGTTACATTGACAAAGAACGATGGTATCATGAGGAcagaagaaataattaaaatagcaAGTTTATTTGTGGAAGAAGGTGTGCGTAAAATACGTTTGACAGGCGGGGAACCGACAGTTAGGAAAGATATTGTCGATGTTATTG CTGGTCTGAAAGAATTGCCTGGTTTGAAGCAGGTTGCAATTACTACCAACGGTTTAACGTTAACGCGTCAATTGCCATCTCTTCAACGAGCGGGGTTAGACGCGATAAATATTTCTCTAGACACATTAAGAGAAGATCGTTTCGAGCAATTTACTCGCAGGAAAGGTTGGTCCAGAGTTGTAGCTGCGATAGACTTGGCCATTCAGTTGGGCTATAATCCTGTTAAG GTGAACTGTGTGGTAATGAATGGCTTCAACGATGACGAGTTAGTCAATTTTGTTAATTTAACGAAAAGTCGTCCAATCGAAGTACGTTTCATCGAATATATGCCTTTCCAAGGGAACAAATGGAACGAAAATAAAATGGTGTCTTTCGATTCTATGAAGAAAATTATAAGGAATGTATATCCTGACTTACGACGTCTTCCAAACGAGTACAACGATACATCGAAA GCGTACCACGTTCCCGGATTCACAGGCCAGGTCGGATTTATTACGTCGATGAGTGAACACTTTTGCAGTTCGTGTAATCGATTGAGGATAACGGCAGATGGAAATTTGAAGGTTTGTTTGTTCGAAGGAAAAGGAGAAGTCTCTCTTCGTGACGCTTTGCGGAACGGAACGTCCGACGAGAGTTTGAAGGAGATGATCGGCATCGCAGTGCAACGTAAGAAAAAGCAACACGCCG GAATGTTCAATCTATCCAAGATGGAAAACAGGCCGATGATACTTATCGGAGGgtga
- the LOC143207265 gene encoding DNA fragmentation factor subunit alpha isoform X2 → MYMYVYSCCSMSETAGISQGLGNPYKIVDHAREKRKGITASSLKELTNIARSRLSLPLDAELTIVLEQDEVDDEEYFATLERNTSLMVLHGDQKWIAAGSGKAASRYIVVDDVDNNVESGGVRGNELRRRRRLIEPLVSSLHGDPSHISLLGGSDLELLSDMDPDSLADIVPDRIFLEQLKEASGRFLAEKRQAQASMALLQMFASSGEMERA, encoded by the exons atgtacatgtatgtatattcttGTTGTAG CATGTCGGAAACAGCAGGTATATCGCAGGGGTTGGGCAACCCTTACAAAATTGTCGATCATGCCAGAGAGAAGCGAAAGGGCATTACCGCATCTTCGCTGAAAGAACTAACCAATATCGCGAGAAGTCGTTTATCTTTGCCATTGGATGCAGAACTAACAATAGTCTTGGAACAAGACG AGGTGGACGACGAAGAATATTTCGCAACGTTAGAAAGAAATACTAGTTTAATGGTTTTACACGGAGATCAAAAATGGATAGCGGCGGGAAGCGGTAAAGCTGCTTCTCGGTATATTGTCGTGGACGACGTTGACAACAACGTAGAAAGCGGCGGTGTAAGAGGAAACGAGCTCAGAAGACGTCGACGGCTGATAGAACCATTAGTTTCGTCGTTGCACGGCGATCCATCGCATATATCGTTGCTCGGTGGAAGCGATTTAGAATTACTCAGCGATATGGACCCAGACAGCTTAGCTGACATAGTACCCGACAG AATCTTCTTGGAGCAACTGAAGGAGGCTTCGGGCAGATTTTTGGCTGAAAAACGACAAGCGCAAGCGTCTATGGCTCTTCTTCAGATGTTTGCGAGTAGCGGGGAGATGGAGCGAGCGTAG
- the LOC143207265 gene encoding DNA fragmentation factor subunit alpha isoform X1: MYMYVYSCCSMSETAGISQGLGNPYKIVDHAREKRKGITASSLKELTNIARSRLSLPLDAELTIVLEQDGTEVDDEEYFATLERNTSLMVLHGDQKWIAAGSGKAASRYIVVDDVDNNVESGGVRGNELRRRRRLIEPLVSSLHGDPSHISLLGGSDLELLSDMDPDSLADIVPDRIFLEQLKEASGRFLAEKRQAQASMALLQMFASSGEMERA, translated from the exons atgtacatgtatgtatattcttGTTGTAG CATGTCGGAAACAGCAGGTATATCGCAGGGGTTGGGCAACCCTTACAAAATTGTCGATCATGCCAGAGAGAAGCGAAAGGGCATTACCGCATCTTCGCTGAAAGAACTAACCAATATCGCGAGAAGTCGTTTATCTTTGCCATTGGATGCAGAACTAACAATAGTCTTGGAACAAGACG GCACAGAGGTGGACGACGAAGAATATTTCGCAACGTTAGAAAGAAATACTAGTTTAATGGTTTTACACGGAGATCAAAAATGGATAGCGGCGGGAAGCGGTAAAGCTGCTTCTCGGTATATTGTCGTGGACGACGTTGACAACAACGTAGAAAGCGGCGGTGTAAGAGGAAACGAGCTCAGAAGACGTCGACGGCTGATAGAACCATTAGTTTCGTCGTTGCACGGCGATCCATCGCATATATCGTTGCTCGGTGGAAGCGATTTAGAATTACTCAGCGATATGGACCCAGACAGCTTAGCTGACATAGTACCCGACAG AATCTTCTTGGAGCAACTGAAGGAGGCTTCGGGCAGATTTTTGGCTGAAAAACGACAAGCGCAAGCGTCTATGGCTCTTCTTCAGATGTTTGCGAGTAGCGGGGAGATGGAGCGAGCGTAG
- the LOC143207260 gene encoding D-beta-hydroxybutyrate dehydrogenase, mitochondrial: MPLPSGNKEPADDSQTWELAERCFLPIAFSHAVAVILAAVLNTLGISQTSSFVLFLLLLVISIGSTLFYHNLKVTAAGKAILVTGCDSRVGYTLSKQLDELGFTVFAGFSNKAENDETMKKLKEETSGRLHMLQLDITNEHDIHSTFLYVNENLPDGAPGLWAIVHAAAWVTLGECEWVPTSILKRSIDINFIGLARLTQVFLPLIRRSKGRVVLVSSLLARIPSPVRGIYCAVKAAVDAWGTCLRMEMRRWGVDVVIIETGEYVSGNAWLKDNSALLEQAREMWTQLDPQTRKEYGQELFQKEMLALEKYTQGPEADLTPVTRALMDGIIKTFPMRRYTPVSRKERLQALCSDYLPKPVYDILYAN; this comes from the exons ATGCCTTTACCGAGTGGAAACAAAGAGCCGGCGGATGACAGTCAAACATGGGAATTAGCAGAAAGATGTTTTCTTCCAATTGCATTTTCACACGCAGTGGCAGTTATCTTAGCAGCTGTATTGAATACATTAGGTATATCGCAAACTTCCAGTTTTGTGCTGTTTCTCTTACTACTGGTTATATCCATAGGATCTACATTGTTTTATCATAACTTGAAG GTAACCGCAGCTGGAAAAGCCATTCTCGTTACTGGATGCGATTCAAGAGTCGGATACACTCTGAGTAAACAATTGGATGAATTG gGATTTACAGTGTTTGCTGGATTCAGTAATAAAGCAGAAAACGATGAaacaatgaaaaaattgaaagaggAAACTTCTGGCAGGTTACACATGTTACAGTTAGATATTACCAACGAACACGATATACATTCAACTTTTCTTTACGTCAACGAAAATTTACCAGACGGTGCACCAG GTTTGTGGGCAATAGTACACGCCGCAGCTTGGGTAACTTTGGGTGAATGCGAATGGGTACCTACTTCCATATTGAAACGCAGTATCGACATTAATTTTATCGGTCTTGCTCGATTAACTCAG GTCTTTCTACCGCTAATCAGAAGATCGAAAGGGCGCGTCGTATTAGTTAGTAGTCTTTTAGCTCGTATTCCCAGTCCAGTTCGAGGGATTTACTGTGCAGTCaag GCTGCAGTCGATGCATGGGGAACCTGTCTTAGAATGGAGATGAGAAGATGGGGTGTAGATGTGGTAATTATCGAAACCGGCGAATATGTATCCGGAAACGCATGGTTAAAAGATAATAGCGCCTTACTCGAACAAGCAAGAGAAATGTGGACTCAGTTGGATCCTCAGACTCGTAAGGAATACGGTCAAGAATTGTTTCAGAAAGAAATGTTGGCTCTCGAAAAATATACTCAAGGTCCAGAAGCGGATTTAACACCGGTAACTAGAGCTTTAATGGACGGTATAATAAAAACTTTCCCAATGAGAAGGTATACACCAGTTTCCCGTAAAGAGAGGCTACAGGCTTTGTGTAGCGATTATCTCCCAAAACCAGTATACGACATATTATACGCAAattaa
- the LOC143207265 gene encoding DNA fragmentation factor subunit alpha isoform X3, with product MSETAGISQGLGNPYKIVDHAREKRKGITASSLKELTNIARSRLSLPLDAELTIVLEQDGTEVDDEEYFATLERNTSLMVLHGDQKWIAAGSGKAASRYIVVDDVDNNVESGGVRGNELRRRRRLIEPLVSSLHGDPSHISLLGGSDLELLSDMDPDSLADIVPDRIFLEQLKEASGRFLAEKRQAQASMALLQMFASSGEMERA from the exons ATGTCGGAAACAGCAGGTATATCGCAGGGGTTGGGCAACCCTTACAAAATTGTCGATCATGCCAGAGAGAAGCGAAAGGGCATTACCGCATCTTCGCTGAAAGAACTAACCAATATCGCGAGAAGTCGTTTATCTTTGCCATTGGATGCAGAACTAACAATAGTCTTGGAACAAGACG GCACAGAGGTGGACGACGAAGAATATTTCGCAACGTTAGAAAGAAATACTAGTTTAATGGTTTTACACGGAGATCAAAAATGGATAGCGGCGGGAAGCGGTAAAGCTGCTTCTCGGTATATTGTCGTGGACGACGTTGACAACAACGTAGAAAGCGGCGGTGTAAGAGGAAACGAGCTCAGAAGACGTCGACGGCTGATAGAACCATTAGTTTCGTCGTTGCACGGCGATCCATCGCATATATCGTTGCTCGGTGGAAGCGATTTAGAATTACTCAGCGATATGGACCCAGACAGCTTAGCTGACATAGTACCCGACAG AATCTTCTTGGAGCAACTGAAGGAGGCTTCGGGCAGATTTTTGGCTGAAAAACGACAAGCGCAAGCGTCTATGGCTCTTCTTCAGATGTTTGCGAGTAGCGGGGAGATGGAGCGAGCGTAG